DNA from Krasilnikovia cinnamomea:
ACGCCGAACGCCAGCGCGGCGAGCTCACCGCCGGCACCGAGCAGGAGCTGCAGCAGCGCCGTACGACGGTGACGCAGGAGCTGGAGCAGCTGCGGGCGAGCGTCGAGAAGCAGTGCGCGGACCTGCGCAGCGAGGCGGACAAGTACGCCGAGGAGGTGTTGCGCCGCTCCGACGAGCAGGCGACCGCCACCCGCAAGGAGGTCGAGTCCCAGCAGGAGCGGATCGCCGCGGCGGCCGGGCAGTTGGAGACCGCGCAGGCCGCGGTCACCGCCGCCGAGCGGAAGCTGGCCGAGGCGACCGAGCGGGCACAGGCCGCCGAGCAGGAGACCCAGCAGGTGCAGCAGCGCCTGACCGAGGCGCAGCGGGAGCTCGAGGCCGAGCGGGCCCGGGTGGCCGAGGCGAAGAAGGCGGGCGAGGCCGCCGAACGGCACGCCGCGGAGGTCCGCCGCCAGGTGCAGCGGGAGGCCAAGCGGGTCGCGGAGCTCGCCGCCGCGGCGGTGCTGGCGGCCGCGGCCGCTCCCGGCGGCGACGACTTCGACGACGCCGAGGATGACGGGCACGCGGACCAGCCGTCCGACGGCAAGACCCCGGACGGCAAGACCCCGGACGGCAAGACCGCGGACGCAAAGTCCCCCGATGGCAAGGCGCGCGACGGCAAGGCCGCGGCCGCCGACGGTCAGGCGGGCCAGCGCGCCGCCGACAAGCCGAGCCCGCACGCGGCCGGCACAGGCAAGGTGACCGCCTCCGCGAAGGTGGCCGTGCCCCCCGCCAGCCGCGTCGGCGTCGACGCGGACTGACCGCCTTGACCCGCGCTCGTCGGGCGGAACTCCCCGCGCGCGGCCACCCGTCGGTCGATGATCGGCTTGTCGGGTGGCCTTCGCGCGTCCGCACCCGATAACGTCCCCGCCGGGACCTCCGGTCGCCGCACCGGTCACCGACCGCTGCCCGGACGTCCCGGACTCCGACGTGGAGGTGTGCGGTGACGGCCGACGAGCACCCCGGCCCCGGCGACGCGAAGCCCGAGGGTGCACCGCCCCCGCCCCCGGCTGAGCCCCCCGCCGACGCGACGCCCCCGGCCGCCGCCCCCGCGCCCCCGGCCCCCGGCCTCGTGCTCGAGGGCGGCGGCGCGAAGGGCTGGGGCCGGTACGGCGCGCCGGGACCCGCGCTGAACTGGCGCAACCCGTTCCTCACGGGCTTCCTCGGCGGTCTCGGTCTGGTGCTGGCGTACGCCTGCTTCGTGGGTCTGCGCAACGCCAGCTCGATCCTGGTGCTCATCTTCATCGCGCTGTTCCTGGCGATCGGGCTCAACCCGGCCATCATGCGGCTGCGTAGCTGGGGGCTGCCCCGCGGGCTGGCGGTCGCGGTGCTGGCGCTCACCGTGGTGCTGCTGCTCTGCGGGGGCGTGCTGGCACTCATCCCGCCGCTGGTGACCCAGACCGGCGAGCTGGTCCACAACCTGCCCGACTACATCGAGAACCTGCAGCGCAACCGGACCATCAACGACCTGGTCGAGCGCTACGACATCGTCAACAAGCTGCGCACCTCGCTGAACGCGGGCACGGTGGGCAGCGCCGTGGGCGGTGTGGTCGGCGGCGCCAAGCTGCTGTTCGGCACGATCTTCAGCACGCTGACCGTGCTCGTGCTGACCATCTACTTCATGGCCGCGTTCGACCGGATCAAGGAGGCCGCGTTCGGGCTGGTCCCCGCGTCGCGGCGGGACCGGGTCCGGCTGCTCACCGACGAGATCCTCACCAAGGTGGGTGCCTACATGGTCGGCGCGCTGGCCATCGCGGTGCTCGCGGGCATGAGCACGTTCGCACTCGCGCTGGTGATCGGGCTCGCGTACCCGTTCGCGCTGGCCGTGGCGGTCGCGGTCCTCGACCTGATCCCGCAGATCGGGGCCACCCTCGGCGCCATCATCGTCAGCCTGGTCGGCTTCGCCCACTCGCTGACCAGCGGGATCGTCTGCATCGTGTTCTTCGTCGTCTACCAGCAGGTGGAGAACTACCTGATCTACCCGAACGTGATGCGGCGCTCGGTGGAGGTCAGCGACGTCGCGGCGGTCACCGCGGCCCTGCTCGGGGTGGCGCTGTTCGGGGTCATCGGGGCGCTCATCGCCATCCCGCTCGTCGCGGCGGTCCAGCTGATCATCCGCGAGGTCGTGAACCCGAGCATGGAACAGCGCTGAGTCACTGCGCGCGGCGCTGCTCCGGGCCCGCGACCGGCACGTCCGCGAACGCGGCGACGGTACGGTCCGCGTACGCGCTCATGTCGCCGTCGGACATCGGGCCGTCCCAGGTGCGCGGCAGCGGCACGGCCACGCCGGGCGCGACCCGGCGCACGATCTCATCCAGCACCGTCTCGGCGTCGCCCACCCACAGGTGCTTGGCGCCCGCCACCGGCACCACCTCGGCCTGGGGCACCGCCGCGAACCGCCGCTGCGCCTCCGCGGGCCGCAGGTAGTCGTCGAACTCGGGGATCAGCGCCGTGACCGGCTTGCCGGACTCCGCCCAGGCGGCCAGGTGGGCGGGCTCCGCGAACCGCAGCGGCGGCGAGAGCAGGATCGCACCCACGACGGCCGGGTCCAGCCCGTGCATCAGCGTCAGGTCGGTGCCGAACGACCAGCCCAGCAGCCAGATGTTCGGCAGGTCGGCGAATTCCGCGTACTCGATGGCGGCGGCCACGTCGAACCGCTCGCCCTCGCCCGCCGAGAACTCCCCCTCGCTGCGACCCCGCACGCTGCTCGTGCCCCGGGAGTTGAAGCGCAGCACGGCGAGTCCCGCCAGCGCGGGCAGCCGCCAGGCCGCCTTGCGGAAGACGTGGCTGTCCATCATCCCGCCGTGCGTGGGCAGCGGGTGCAGGCAGACCAGGGTCGCCACCGGAGCATCCTGCGGTGGCAGCGCCAGCTCGCCGACCAGCGTCAGGCCGTCGGCGGTGTGCAGCTCGATGTCCGTACGCCGGGCGGGCAGCACGGAGTTCGCGCGGATCTGGTTGCTCACTTGGGTCATCCTTCGCCTGATCAGCCGTACCGGGGTGCGTTCCGGGAACGTTCGGTGGCCGGGCCGCGCCGGTCGCGGGCCCGCCAGCAGCCGGTGTGCCAGTGCCGCCGGTCCGTCTCGTCGCCGCGGCCGTCCGACGGCCAGGCCACCACGTGCGCCACCCCGGGCCGGATCTCCTGCACGCAGCCCGGGCAACGGTACGTCTTGGTGGCCGCGCCGCCGAAGATCGACCGCACCATCCACTCCCCGTCCTGCCACTGCTGCACGCCCTCGACGCCGCGCCGGGTCCGCTCGTCGGTGAGTTCCGGGCGCGGCTCACCCGCGGGGCGGCGCGGGCGGTTGCGTCGAGGACTCACAACAGTCCAGCGTACGGGGGCCCGGGACCGTGGCCGTCCGGCGGCCGGCGCCGACGGGTACGGCCGGCCCGGCCACATCGAGAGAAGCCCATGGATTATTTCCACCACCAGGCGGAGGCGCGCCGTCATGAACGCGACCTAAACTCGCGTTCATGACGGCGACCCGTACCCCCGGAATGCCCTTCGTCGAGGACGGTGTCCTCGTGTCGACCAGCCCCGCCACCGGCGCCGAGGCCGGCCGCCTGCCCGTGGCCGACGCGGCCGCTGTGGCCGCCGCCGTGCGGCACGCCCGCGACGCCTCTGCCTGGTGGCAGTCCCTCGGCTTCGACGGCCGCAAGGCCCGCCTGCTGCGCTGGCGGGCGCTGCTCGTCCAGCGCATCGAGGAGCTGGCCGAGCTCACCCACCTGGAGACCGGCAAGCCGGTCGCCGACGCGATCGTGGAGGCCAGCGCCGCGATCGAACACACCGACTGGGCGGCCCGCAACGCCAAGCGCGTGCTCGGGCACCGGCGCACCCGCACCCGCCTGCTGCTGGCCGAGCACGCGGGCCACGTGGAGTACCTGCCGTACGGGGTGGTCGGGGTGATCGGCCCGTGGAACTATCCGATCCTCACGCCGCTCGGCCCCACCTCGGGCGCGCTGATGGCGGGCAACACGGTGGTGTTCAAGCCGAGCGAGTACACCCCGGCCGTGGGGCAGTGGCTGGTCGACACGTTCGCCGAGATCGTGCCGGAGCATCCGGTGCTGCAGGCGGTGCACGGCCTCGGCGACGTCGGCGCCGCGCTGTGCCGTTCCGGAGTGGACAAGGTCGCCTTCACCGGCTCGACCGCCACCGCCAAGAAGGTCATGGGCGCCTGCGCCGAGTCCCTGACCCCCGTGGTGCTGGAGGCGGGCGGCAAGGACGCCCTCATCGTGGACGCGGACGCCGACGTGAACGCGGCCGCCGAGGCCGCCGTGTGGGGCTCCATGACGAACTCCGGGCAGACCTGCATCGGCATCGAGCGGGTGTACGCCGTGGAGCCGGTCTACGACCGGTTCGTCGCCGCCGTGGTGGAGAAGGCCGGCAAGCTCAAGCTCGGCGAGGACCTCGGCCCGATCACCATGCCCGGCCAGCTCGACATCATCCGGCGCCACATCGACGACGCGCTGGCCCACGGCGGCAAGGCGCTGGTCGGCGGCGCGAACGCGGTGCAGCCGCCCGGCGTCGCGCCGACCGTGCTGGTCGACGTGCCGGAGGACTCCGCGGCCGTGCGCGAGGAGACGTTCGGCCCCACCCTGACGATCACCAAGGTGGCCGACGCGGACGAGGCCGTCGCCAAGGCCAACGCGGTCCCGTACGGGCTGGGCGGGGCCGTGTTCGGCAAGGCCAACGCGGTGCGCATCGCCCGGCGGCTGCACGCCGGCATGGTCGCCGTGAACTCGACGCTGTCGTTCGTGGGGATGGGCAGCCTGCCGTTCGGTGGGGTCGGCGACTCCGGCTTCGGCCGCATCCACGGCGACGACGGGCTGCGCGAGTTCGCCCGGCCCAGGGCGATCAGCGTACGGCGGGGGCCTTCGCCCGTGCCCGTCATGACCTTCGAGCGCAGCCCCGCGCAGATCTCCCGGCTGGTCAAGGTGCTCCGGCTGCTCTACGGCCGCGACAGCTGAACCCGGCTGCTACCGTCAGCGGGGTGGATCATCCCGCGGTGGAGGTCAGCGGCCTGCACGTGAGCTACGGCTCCACCCCCGTACTCGTCGATGTGGCGCTGACCGTGCCGGTCGGCGGCGCGGTCTGCGTCACCGGCGAGAACGGCGTCGGCAAGTCCACGCTGCTGCGCTGCGTCTCCAGCCTGCAACGCCCCGACGCGGGCACGATCCGCGTGCTGGGCTCCGCGCCGGGGTCCACACCGGAGTTCTGGCGCGCCGTGGTGACCACGGTGGAACCGCCCACCTGGTATCCGGGCCTGACCGTCCGCGAACACGGCGAGCTGGTGTGCCGCGCCCACGGCCGGGACCCGGAGGACGCCGGGGTGGCGGAGGCTCTGGAGCGGTTCGGGCTGGCCGGGCACGCCGACGCGATCCCGCCGTCGATGTCGTCCGGGCAGAAGCAGCGGCTGACCCTGGCGCTGGCCCTGCTGCGGCCCAGTTCGCTGCTGATCCTGGACGAGCCGGAGCAGCGCCTCGACCCGGACGCGAAGGTGATGGTGGCCGGGCTGCTGGCCGATTACCTGGCCGACGGCGGCACCCTGCTGATGGCCAGCCACGACGAGACGTTCGCCGCCGCCGCGGGCGCGGAGCCGACCACGATGGCCGCGCTCGGCGAAACCGGGACGGCCACGCCGTGACCGTCGAGGTCACCGACGTCGCGGCGCTGCGGCGGTGGGTGCGGCGGCGCCAGTCCGCGCACCGCGAGCGTGGCGCCACCGCCGGGAACGTCTACTTCGCGGTGCTGTTCATCGCGGTCGTCGGCGGCATGCTGCACCGCCAGCTCGCGCTGGTGTTTTGGCCGCAGCACCCGAACCTCTCCCTGCTGGCGGGCGCCGGCCTCGTCACGGTCGGAGCGGCCGTACTGTTCCTGGCGATGCGCCGCCTCGGCCCGCTCGGGCTGACCCGCCCCGCCGCGTCGTGGCTGCTGACCGCGCCGGTCAGCCGCCGACGCCTGCTGGCGCCCTCGCTGCGCCAGGCCGTCGCGCTGGCCGCCGTCTCGGGCGGACTGTACGGCGTCGCCGTGCTCGGGCACGTGGCGTGGCGGCCCATGCCCGGGGCGGTCGCCGCGCTGCTGGCGACCGTGGGCGCGCTGGCCGGGGTGCTGTTGCTGCTCCTCGCGCTGGCCGCGCAGGGCGGCGACTGGGGCGGGTACGCCGACGGGCTCGCCGGGCTGCTGCTGGCCGCCGGGCTGGCCGGTCTCGTGGCCGATTCCGTACTCGACGCACCCCACGCCGCCGCGGCGGCACCGGCCCCGCTGGTCGCGGCGCTCGTCGCCGGGCTGGCCGCGCTCGACGCCGTGCTGCTGGCGGTCGCCGTGGGGCGCCTCGCCGCCACCCCGAACGAGCGGATCCTCGCCGCCGCGAAGACCACCGGGACGCTGCTCGACTCGGCGTTCGGGGTGGAGCCGTCGTTCGTCGCCGACATGGTGGAACGGCGGTACTGGGCGCGGCAGCGGCTGCGGTCGGTGCGGTTGTGGGCGCGGGTGCCCGTACTCGTGGCCCAGGACCTGCTGCTGGCCCGGCGCCGTCCCGCGCGCCTGGCGTGGCTGGCGGGCGCGACGGCGCTGCCCGCCCTGCTCGCGGCGGGCCCCCGGTGGCTGCTGGCCGCCGGGGTCCTGGTCGGCGGCATGCTCGCGGGCGGGGTCAGCACCGCCACGCTGCGCACCGACGCCGCCAACCCGGTGCTGCTGCGGCTGCTCGGCCTGAGCTCCCGGCAGGCCGTCGGCCAGCGGATGATCGTGCCCGGGGTCCTGGCCGGGGCGTGGTCGGCGGCCTCCCTGGCGCTGCTGGACGGCCTGGGTGAGCTGCCGTCCGGACCCTGGTGGGCGCTGGGTCTCGCGCTCGCTCCCGTCGGCGCGGTGGCGGCGGTGCGGCACGCGCGGGTGGGCCTGGTCCGCAACGAACTGCTGCCGCTGGACACCCCGATGGGTACGGTCTCCCCCGGCCCGCTGGTGAACTCCGTGGTCGGTCCGGACGCCCTGCTGCTCGGGCTGCCGACGCTCGTGCAGATCGTGCAGGGCGAGCCGCTGACCTGGTCTACCGTGCTCGTTCAGGCGGTGGTCGCGGTGATCGGGGCGCGCGCGTACCTGTCCGGCACGACCGCGCCCGACCGGGTCGAGCTCACCGCCCGGTGACGGACGCCAGCGGGTGCTCACCCGCCGGCGTCCGACGGGTCAACGCGCGCCGGCCCGGGAGATCTGTTCCAGCGCCTGGATGCCGCTGGCCATCGTCTGCGTCTCACCGGCGGTCTGGGTGACCGTACGGGTCACCTCGGCGACGGCCGCGGTCTGCTCCTCGATCGCGGCGGCGAGCGTGCTGTGGTGCGCCGACAGGGTGCTCATGCTTCCGGCGATCTCGGTGACCTGGGTGACGGCGGCGTCGACCTGGGCGCGTACGTCGGTCAGGGTCCGGTTGATGGAGTCCGCGTTCTCGCCGGACTGGCGGGCCAGTTCCTTGACCTCGTTGGCCACGACCGCGAACCCCTTGCCGCTCTCCCCGGCGCGGGCCGACTCGATGGTGGCGTTGAGCGCCAGCAGGTTCGTCTGCTCGGCGATGGACTGGATGATGTCGCTGGCCGCCATGATCTGCGCGCTCGACGCGGCCAGGGCCTTGATCACCGTGGCGGCGTCGTCGGCCTGCCGCACCACCGTGACCGTGACCTCCTCGGTGGACTGCGCCGTGCGCGACAGGTCCTGCAGCGCCAAGGCCATCTGCTCGGCCGCGGTCGCCGCGACGGTGGTGTTCTGGCTGACCTCACCGGCCGACTGGGCCAGCACGGCCGCCTGCGCCGCGACCTGCTGCTGCAGGTGGGCCTGTTCGGCCATCTGCGCGGCGGCCTGCTCGGCCCGCTGCGCCTCGGCCTGCTGCTGCTCGGTCAGCGTACGGACCTGCAGCTCGCTGATCTCCGCCTGGGCCTGGGCGACCTGGGCGGCGCCTTCGTCGAGCAGCCGGCGCAGCCAGTGCATCGCGACGCACAGTGTGGTCAGCAGGATCCAGATCGCAACGGCATGCCACATGGCAATCCACGGCGAGAACAGGTGCCACTGCGTCACCAGGGTCAGCACCGCCATGATGGCCGACAGCGCCACCACGTCTCGCCGCTCCAGGGTGAACCCGGCCCAGACCATGGCGATGGCCGAGTTGAGCATGATCAGGTAGTAGGCGCCGGGAGTGGTGAGGGCTCCGACACCGATCATGGTTACGGCGAGGTAGGCCAGGACCCGCAACGCCTGCCGTGGCACCCGGTCCCAGTTCACCCGCCAGGTCGCGACCGCGATCGCGATCGCCAGCAGCCCCCGGATCAGCAGGGATCCGCGGTAACCGTCGACATTGGACAGCGCGATCAACACTGAGGCCAGACCGGACGGCAGGAACAGCCGCGGCAGCAACTTGCCGGAGATGGACCGGTCGTCGAGCGGGCTACGCCGCCCCTGGGTGTTGTCCTGGCCATTTGTCATGTCCGCTTGGTCGGCAGCCCGAGATGCGGCGCTGAGACCTTCGTCGCAGCGTCTCAGATTGTGGACATGCAGCGCCGCGCGAGCGCTGGCGGCCTGTTCGGTTCACGTCGGCGGGCACCCGGCAGGCGAACGCGAGCCCTCGGCCGATCCGAAATCGTCTGAGGTTTCGCTCCACGCTGGCCTACCGGGACCGTACGGCACGTCGAGCTCGGCCTAACGTGGAGAGTTCGGGTGAGCAGCCGACCCGAACTCCACAAGATCGGCAGAGGGTCAGCTCAGAGAGTGCCGGTCTCCCCGCCCCTGTCGAGCGTCGCTGCGCCGGTGCGGAGCTCCGCGGTCAGTCCGGTCCCGAAGCCACCGATCGAGCCGCCGGCGAGGGAGATCGTCCCCACGGCGCTCCCCCCGGTGCTGCCCCCGATGGAGCCACCGGCGACGAACACCGTGTTCGAACCGCTGGCCACCGCCGTCATCGGCGCGGCCACGCCGAGCAGCGCGGCGATCGCCGTTCCGGCCGCCACGGCAGCACCGGCCAGCAACGTCTTCCGTGAATTCATGGACCTCTCCTCACTGATCATGATCTCTCCCTGCCGGGAGCAAGTTATCGATCATGGCCCGCGCGGCGGTACCTGGCAAACGCCGCCGACGGCCGCGGAAGCCGACCCACAGAGGACCCACAGAGGACGGAAAGAGGGCGTTCCTACGATCCACACCGCGATCGAGCGGCTGTCTTGCCGCCTCGTTCGCACCCCGTAGGAGAAAGATCAACTGAAGGAGGGTCCATCGTGGCCAAGGTTCTGAAGCTGCAGGAGCTCGAGGTCGAGACCGCTCACGGCCCGGTCGAGGCGCTGAGCGTCACGTCCTGCGAGTCGCAGAGCTGCAACTGACCTCATCGCGGTGGGACCGCGGTCCCGCCCGCCGTAACGGCTGGCGGGCCCGGTCACCGAGGTGACAGCGACAGGCCCCGGCGGCAGCCGCCGGGGCCTGTCCGGTTGTCGAAGACCATGCTTCGAGGAGGGCGCACCATGCAAACGTGGGAGTCACTACAGCCGTACACCATGGCCGACCGGCGGTGGTTCGAACCGCTCGGAAGCTACCTGCCCAGCGATGAGCACCTCGCGGTGTTCCGGGCCGAGATGACGCCCGGCTGGTCCCTGCGCCGCCGCGGGCTGTGGTTCATCGCCGACCGGGCCGGCACCACCCTGCCCGAACAAGGGTGGAAGCTACACGTCTCCACCACCGCAGAGCACAGTGTCGCGGCGTTGCGCGCCGCGCTGCCGGTGCTGCGCGAGACCGACACCCCGTTCAAGTTCCTGCTCGATCCGCACTCGGTCGACTACACCAACGGCAAGGTCTTCTCCCGTACCGCGAGCGGGAAGTTCATCACCGTGTACCCGCTCACCGACGAGACGTTCCGCACCGTCGGCGCGGCGCTCGCCGACGTGCTGGAAGGGTACGGCGGTCCGTACATCCTCTCCGACCGCCGCTGGCCCGGGTCGACGGCGGTCTACTACCGCTACGGCGGATTCACCGGTGTGTCCCAGCTACGGGCGGACGGCGCCCGTTCGCTCATGTTCACCAGCCCCGACGGGGAGCTGGTGCCCGACGTACGCCGGCCGCACTGGAGTGCGCCCGCATGGGTGACCGACCCGTTCCCGGCGGCCGGCCGCCCCGATGTCGAGGACGACGACCGCGACGACGGCCTGATGGGCGGACGGTTCGAGGTCCGCAGCGCCATCACGTTCAACAACCGCGGCGGCGTGTATCTGGCCACCGATCGCCACACCGGCGCCGAGGTGGTGCTCAAGGAGGCCCGGCCCGGGATCATGGTCGCCGGCCGACCGGCCGACGAGGTGCTGCGCAAGGAGTACGAGCTGCTGTCGGCACTCGCCGACACCGGGCACTTCGTACGTCCGGTGGACTTCTTCGTCGACGAGGGGCACGCTTTCCTGGCCGAGGAGAAGCTGGATCCGCAGACGTACGGCCAGTACTGCATCACGCACAACCCGCTCTACAAACTGGACCTGACCTCCGCGGCGATGACGCGGTACTTCACCAGCCTGCGCGGCCTGTGGCGACAGATCGCCGAGGCGATCGCCGCCGCCCACGAGCGCGGCATCCTGCTCGGCGACCTCTCGCACACCAACGTGCTCGTGGACCCCAACAGAGACCGCGTACGGATCATCGACCTCGAGGCGGCCGTCCGCGACGGCATCGACGTACACCTCGGCATCTACACCTCCGGCCTCGCCTCCCCGCGGGTGGTGGCCACCCGGCGTTACGACCGGGCGAACGACTGGCACGCCCTCGGCGGGCTGATGCTCGGCGCGATCCAGCTGGCCACGAGCACCATCGGCTTCCACCGCCCGGCCCTGCGGCGTTACCTCGGCGCGCTCGCCGACGACCTCGCCCTGCCCACCGAACTCGTCTCGCTGATCGGTGACCTCATGGACGCCGACGCGCGCCCGCATCCCGACGACGTACGGCGGCGCATCGCCGCTCTGCCCGTCGACGACCACGCCCCGTGGCGCTCGGTCCTGGCGCCGGGGCGCCCGGCCGTCCCGGCCGACGGTCCCGAAGACGACGAGCTGGCCGAGGTGGTCGAGCAGGTGGTGCGCTACGTGACCACCACCGCGCGCCCGGACCGGACCGACCGGCTGTTCCCCGCACACCCGATGGTGTACGAGACGAATCCGCTCGGCGTGGCCTGGGGCGCGTACGGGGTCCTGCACGGCCTGTGGCACCTCACCGGATCGGTGCCGCCGCGCCTGCTGGCCTGGGCGATGCAGCGCGACACCCGTTCGGCGACGTGCCCGCCGGGTCTCTACGTCGGCAAGGCCGGCATGGCATGGGTGCTTGAGGAGGTGGGCCGCGGGGAGGCCGCCGCGGCACTGATGGCCCAGGCCCGCGCGCACCCGCTCCGCTTCGCCGCCGACGACGTCCTGTACGGCGCCGCCGGGTACGGGATGGCCTGCCTGCGCCTGGCGAAACGGCTCGGCGACGACCGCCTGATGGACGACGCCCGCGCCGCCGGTGCGGCCCTCGCGGCATCCTGCGTCAGGGACGCGGACGGGGCCCGCTGGCCGATGCCGGCCGACGTGGACCCCCAGCGGCGGGTCCGGGTCGGCTACGCGTACGGGGCAGCGGGCGTAGCCCTGTTCCTGCTGTACCTGCACCTGGCAACCGGAGAGGAGCGGTGGTACGACCTCGGCCGGGCCGCGCTGGCACACGACCTGGGCCAGCGGGTGCGACATGACCAGCGGCTGTGGGTGTTCCCCCGCTACGCCGACCGGGGCACCGACAAGGACACGGTGCTGCGCAGCTACTGGGACGAGGGCACGGCGGGCGTGGCCACCACCGCACTGCGATACCTGACGGCCCGGCCCGGTGACGCCGAGCTGCGCACCCTGGTGCCGGAGCTTCTCGCCGACTCCTGCCGCAAGTACGTGGTGTTCCCGCAGCTGTTCCACGGCCTGGCCGGCCTGGGCAACGTGCTGCTGGACGCGGGTGAGCTGCTCGGCGAGCAGCGGTGGTTCGACGAGGCACGCCGGACCGCGGCCGGGGTGCTGCTGTCCCGCGTGGAACGCCCGGAGGGTCTGGTCTTCCCCGGCGAACAGGCGCTGCGCGAAACGGTCGACCTGGCGACCGGCTCCACCGGTGTCGCGCTGTTCCTGCACCGGCTGCGGCACGCCCGGCCCGGTAGCCGAACGAACACCAACTTCGTGGTCGACGAACTGCTCCCATGAAATTCCGGTCCGTCACCGCGCTGCGGGGCAACGGCGACTTTCGCCTGCTGTGGATCGGCCAGTTCACCTCCGAGCTGGGCAGCTCGGTGGCGTTCGTCGCCACTCCGCTGATCGCGATCGCGGTGACCGGCTCCACCCTCCAGGCGGGACTGCTCGGCTCGGCCGCGTTTCTGGCGTCCTGGCTGGGATCGGTGCCGATGGGTTACCTGGCGGACCGGATCGCACCGCGCCGCCTGATGCTGTGGTGCGACGCGGTCCGGCTGCTCGTGTCGGCGGTCCTCGCCGTCGGCGTGGTGGCCGGATTCGTGTCGATGTGGCTGCTCCTGGTGTCCGGGGTCGTGACGACCCTGGCGATGCTGGGTTTCCGCCCGGCCGCGACGAAGATGATGCGTTCGATCGTGCCGGAGGACCAGATCGCCACCGCCGTGGCCGCCAACCAGCTGCGCGGGCAGGCGGCCGCGCTGATCGGTCCCGCGCTCGGCGGCGTGCTGTTCCAGCTGGGCCGCAGCATTCCGCTGGTGACGGATGCGGCCTCGTTCGCCCTCTCCCTGTTCTGTGTCGGCAGACTGCGGCCGGTGACCGATTCGCCGCAGGAGCCGGCGGCCGGGCGTCGCCGCTTCCTGCCCGAGCTGGGCGAGGGATTCCGGCTGCTCTGGCGTACGCCGTTCCTGCGCTCGGTGACGACCTACGCGACGCTGGCGAACATC
Protein-coding regions in this window:
- a CDS encoding ABC transporter ATP-binding protein; protein product: MDHPAVEVSGLHVSYGSTPVLVDVALTVPVGGAVCVTGENGVGKSTLLRCVSSLQRPDAGTIRVLGSAPGSTPEFWRAVVTTVEPPTWYPGLTVREHGELVCRAHGRDPEDAGVAEALERFGLAGHADAIPPSMSSGQKQRLTLALALLRPSSLLILDEPEQRLDPDAKVMVAGLLADYLADGGTLLMASHDETFAAAAGAEPTTMAALGETGTATP
- a CDS encoding alpha/beta hydrolase, with the protein product MTQVSNQIRANSVLPARRTDIELHTADGLTLVGELALPPQDAPVATLVCLHPLPTHGGMMDSHVFRKAAWRLPALAGLAVLRFNSRGTSSVRGRSEGEFSAGEGERFDVAAAIEYAEFADLPNIWLLGWSFGTDLTLMHGLDPAVVGAILLSPPLRFAEPAHLAAWAESGKPVTALIPEFDDYLRPAEAQRRFAAVPQAEVVPVAGAKHLWVGDAETVLDEIVRRVAPGVAVPLPRTWDGPMSDGDMSAYADRTVAAFADVPVAGPEQRRAQ
- a CDS encoding AI-2E family transporter → MTADEHPGPGDAKPEGAPPPPPAEPPADATPPAAAPAPPAPGLVLEGGGAKGWGRYGAPGPALNWRNPFLTGFLGGLGLVLAYACFVGLRNASSILVLIFIALFLAIGLNPAIMRLRSWGLPRGLAVAVLALTVVLLLCGGVLALIPPLVTQTGELVHNLPDYIENLQRNRTINDLVERYDIVNKLRTSLNAGTVGSAVGGVVGGAKLLFGTIFSTLTVLVLTIYFMAAFDRIKEAAFGLVPASRRDRVRLLTDEILTKVGAYMVGALAIAVLAGMSTFALALVIGLAYPFALAVAVAVLDLIPQIGATLGAIIVSLVGFAHSLTSGIVCIVFFVVYQQVENYLIYPNVMRRSVEVSDVAAVTAALLGVALFGVIGALIAIPLVAAVQLIIREVVNPSMEQR
- a CDS encoding methyl-accepting chemotaxis protein — protein: MTNGQDNTQGRRSPLDDRSISGKLLPRLFLPSGLASVLIALSNVDGYRGSLLIRGLLAIAIAVATWRVNWDRVPRQALRVLAYLAVTMIGVGALTTPGAYYLIMLNSAIAMVWAGFTLERRDVVALSAIMAVLTLVTQWHLFSPWIAMWHAVAIWILLTTLCVAMHWLRRLLDEGAAQVAQAQAEISELQVRTLTEQQQAEAQRAEQAAAQMAEQAHLQQQVAAQAAVLAQSAGEVSQNTTVAATAAEQMALALQDLSRTAQSTEEVTVTVVRQADDAATVIKALAASSAQIMAASDIIQSIAEQTNLLALNATIESARAGESGKGFAVVANEVKELARQSGENADSINRTLTDVRAQVDAAVTQVTEIAGSMSTLSAHHSTLAAAIEEQTAAVAEVTRTVTQTAGETQTMASGIQALEQISRAGAR
- a CDS encoding aldehyde dehydrogenase family protein; the protein is MTATRTPGMPFVEDGVLVSTSPATGAEAGRLPVADAAAVAAAVRHARDASAWWQSLGFDGRKARLLRWRALLVQRIEELAELTHLETGKPVADAIVEASAAIEHTDWAARNAKRVLGHRRTRTRLLLAEHAGHVEYLPYGVVGVIGPWNYPILTPLGPTSGALMAGNTVVFKPSEYTPAVGQWLVDTFAEIVPEHPVLQAVHGLGDVGAALCRSGVDKVAFTGSTATAKKVMGACAESLTPVVLEAGGKDALIVDADADVNAAAEAAVWGSMTNSGQTCIGIERVYAVEPVYDRFVAAVVEKAGKLKLGEDLGPITMPGQLDIIRRHIDDALAHGGKALVGGANAVQPPGVAPTVLVDVPEDSAAVREETFGPTLTITKVADADEAVAKANAVPYGLGGAVFGKANAVRIARRLHAGMVAVNSTLSFVGMGSLPFGGVGDSGFGRIHGDDGLREFARPRAISVRRGPSPVPVMTFERSPAQISRLVKVLRLLYGRDS
- a CDS encoding DUF6297 family protein, coding for MTVEVTDVAALRRWVRRRQSAHRERGATAGNVYFAVLFIAVVGGMLHRQLALVFWPQHPNLSLLAGAGLVTVGAAVLFLAMRRLGPLGLTRPAASWLLTAPVSRRRLLAPSLRQAVALAAVSGGLYGVAVLGHVAWRPMPGAVAALLATVGALAGVLLLLLALAAQGGDWGGYADGLAGLLLAAGLAGLVADSVLDAPHAAAAAPAPLVAALVAGLAALDAVLLAVAVGRLAATPNERILAAAKTTGTLLDSAFGVEPSFVADMVERRYWARQRLRSVRLWARVPVLVAQDLLLARRRPARLAWLAGATALPALLAAGPRWLLAAGVLVGGMLAGGVSTATLRTDAANPVLLRLLGLSSRQAVGQRMIVPGVLAGAWSAASLALLDGLGELPSGPWWALGLALAPVGAVAAVRHARVGLVRNELLPLDTPMGTVSPGPLVNSVVGPDALLLGLPTLVQIVQGEPLTWSTVLVQAVVAVIGARAYLSGTTAPDRVELTAR
- a CDS encoding Laminin subunit beta-1, translating into MSHGAEIFGLGGGAAAEPNFETALRGYEKKQVERYVARAENEIAALAAEREQAYTQIQSMAQQVERLQQELAQARRQPGLGAEVSFRHLGPRVEQILALAEEQAEAIKASATDDIASRLAEAERVRAEAETHAHDVIRDFEIALAARRADEEKADAARRKAAEQEAQATKEAAEKTRAEAEATLAKAKADAQRLTEASTREAQQTRAEADGYAKATRAKAEHETKVLREAAQQEIARQRADAERQRGELTAGTEQELQQRRTTVTQELEQLRASVEKQCADLRSEADKYAEEVLRRSDEQATATRKEVESQQERIAAAAGQLETAQAAVTAAERKLAEATERAQAAEQETQQVQQRLTEAQRELEAERARVAEAKKAGEAAERHAAEVRRQVQREAKRVAELAAAAVLAAAAAPGGDDFDDAEDDGHADQPSDGKTPDGKTPDGKTADAKSPDGKARDGKAAAADGQAGQRAADKPSPHAAGTGKVTASAKVAVPPASRVGVDAD